DNA sequence from the Odontesthes bonariensis isolate fOdoBon6 chromosome 18, fOdoBon6.hap1, whole genome shotgun sequence genome:
TAGGAGGGTGTTATTGATAGAAACTGTAGTTTTCAGTAGTTACTGTAGGCTGTATTGGGTGGATATAGTTTAATTTACTTCCAATGACAGCCGTTACAAAGTCTAGATCTATGTGGATTTTTGCAGATACAGAAGCGAGCAGTTTTCATTAGGAGTTTTTgcggaaatgtgtgtgtgtgtgtgtgtgtgtgtgtgtgtgtgtgtgtgtgtgtgtgtgtgtgtgtttcttactTGAGTCGAGGACAGTTAAGTCCCAGTGCAGTGAGAGAGGCATCAGTGATGTTACTGCAGCCAGACACACAGAGGACCTGCAGCTTGTGGCATCCTCTGCACAGACTGACCAGGCCTTCATCTGTTATTTGCTGGTGGCAATAAACGTACAAAAACAaattacagaaacacacagaccaAACCCTTGTGCGTTATTTTCAGTCTCTGTccctaaaacccacaaaatgtTTGCCTTACTGTGCAAGACTGCATGTTGATGGTGGTGAGTTCGGGGCAGTGTTTCTGTAGGTGTTTCAGTGCTCCGTCATCCAGCTGCGTTAACGGAAAACGTGCAAATTTATCAATCAAGATACAGATTTACAATTCATGTATGTAACTTATTATCAAGCATCTAAAAATCTTGAAgcttatttttctgttgttttcattgatgGAAATAATCAGTAGTATTTACATGTCACCGCAACCCACAAAAGCTGATTTATAGGggttttgtggttgttttgccAAGCATGAAATACAGTCTAAACTTAGATGAGAAAACAAATGAGCACACAGCCTGAAGAAAATGTTGGCCCTGCAGTTGCAGCAGAATAAGAAAGCCACTACTGCTCTGCAAGAAAAACAACTGATAAGACTTAAACACAAGTAACAAGCCTAAAATACCATGGGAAGGATGGAAAATCTCCTATGTTGGAAGAAAAAGTGTGGGAAAAGGGCACGGTTCACTCCAGCGAGGTCTGCTAAATTTTCTGTCAGAGGAGAGGAGTGTCCAGTGAGTGGTCTTTGTATTTCAAAAGGCACTTTATAGATATTTGTTTGGAATTCGCTGCGGTTTCACAATTTGTTTGGAATTTTTCTGAAGCTACAGCATGTTGTGAGCCCAATTTGAGGACTCAAAAGACACAACACAAAAGCGAAAGATGTTTTGATACACCAGACGATAACAGGTTTTATTCAGTTATTCATGAAAATTCTaaacgataaaaaaaaataatgtatcATACAGTGAAATAAGGGGCACTTTGAAACGGACAAAAACCCTCTTAAAGTTCCAATAAATAAGCCATAGCAATGCTCTGATATACACTAAAAAACTCAGAGTACATACCTGTGTGCAGCCTCTGAGGAACAGTGCACGTATACCAATGCAACCTCTCGCTAGGGCCTCGATGCCATCGCGTGTGATCTGGTCACACCATGACAGGTTCAACGTCTCCAGCATTCTGCAGCCGTCACTGAGCATTACGTGGTCAAGATTAAAAAACGAAACAACAGGTGAACCAAATGTTATTTCAAGACAGAAACTcgttatttgtttttcttagaAGCGCTTAGAAGTGTTAAAGAGTATAAGGGCTACAGGGAGAAGGGCTTAATGTTGTGTTAAACAATATACCTGAGGGCCTTGAGGGAGTGGTTGCTGATGGACACACAGGAGGTGAGATCTAGGTGTTTGAGCTTGGAGCAGAACTTGCTGAGACTGACGCAGGTGCTGTCTGTGATCTTTGTGCAGCCGTTCAGGTTCAACACTTCGATGTTTCTGCAGTTCTGAGCAAACGTTCTGAGAAAAACACGAACAGTGAGGAAAGAGAACGGAAATTTCCTAAGTGGTACTGCATTGAAAAGGTAAAAACCTCAGGAGGCCGTTATGATTGTTATTTATAGGCCCTTGGGAGACTTTCCTATTTCACTTGTTGCTCCCATGACAAAACTTTCATTCTCTGAAAAACAGCATATAATGCTGTATAAAAAGAGACTTGTTGTGCTTTTTTGAATCTGCTGCTTATAGATGAGGTGGAACTCTTTACATGAAACCATGTATCAAGAGTTATAATAATttcatgtaaaaataaaattccGTCATCATGAttcttctttccctttttctcgTGGGCACATTGTAAATTGAGATTAAATGGAATTAAATAAGAAATAGTAGCAAAATCCCTTGAGAATGAAGAAGCACAAGCTGATTTAACATGAAACATAACCACACAGAGACTatagagaaagaaaacaaaccaacaaCAGGATGACTTTTGGTAAAAGTCAAAGCACACTCGTTACATCAGTGTGTGTCAGAGAGACAGTGAGAATCTCACTTCATGGAGGCATCTCCAACGCTCAGGCAGCCCCTGAGGCTGAGTTGCCTCAGGAAGCCTCCACAACGCTTTGAAATGTTCTCCACCACCCGCCCCTGAAGGACACAGGGACAGAGAAAGAAATTAACATGACTTGGGCCACAGAACAGCAGATCAGTTGTGACGTCACAGTCAACACCAAAGCCAACTGACCCAGCGCTAAGCCTTGGGCTGGATAATGCTACTGAACAAGCgctcacattcacacacatgcagcacgTACAGGCAggctcacacacagataacGTCCACCCTAACCCATTGCTTCTTTGCCATGATAAACACACTCCTCACCTCTATGTCTGTCTGGAAGTTGAACAAGTCGATCTTCTGCCAGTTGCTGCCATCTAGAGCCAGGACATTCCACGCCTGAGAGGGGGACACACAAGTTGTGGAAACAAAGTTCAGACAGAGGTGGACGAAGGTGAAAGTTTATTTTGTATCATGGTACAGATAGAAATGGGTGATGATATATCCACTCTGTTTCTGCTCACTGTATAGGATCCCCCGCATTTCTCTGTTTGGTATCtttgtaaacaaaacaaaaaaaatgggggaaatatagacagggagtcagaaaaaaaactttaggaAATTATCATTTTTCACTTCCCTCTGACACCTTAAAGTCTGAACTAAAGATGAATTAGTAAAAACAGTTACCTACATTTATTACATGCATTTAATCCCTAAATTATTCATGTGAATTTTTGACCAACAGGCTGGCATAAACATTATTATAAGATTTCATCTTAAAGATGTTGTTAAAAACTATTTCCATTAACGGTCACATTTCTATTAAAACCAACATGGCCATCAATATCAATACCCTTTCTTTGCAATTAAACATAAAGCCTTTTTCACACGGAGTTCCAACTATTTCATACAACTCCTCCTCATTGACGATTGGTCACTCGCAAATGTTGATTTGCCTCCCAAGTCAAAGTGTTACTGCAGACTGCATGATGCCCCCGCCCGGGATGGGGAAGATAGGAGCTAAAGACCAGAATAACTAAAAGGAAGACCTCCGACACAAAGACAGAAACACCAACGTGATGGAGGAATGGAACAAAAATCCCAGAGCAGATATGCAAAAAAAACTTGGTAGCAATTCTAGTTAATGATTGATTTCTGTAAAAGAATGAATACAAAACAATGAATACAACTGTTAAAAATGATTGTTTCACTAGTTTTTGTCACTTTTATGTTTAAATCATTTTCAAACAGAGAACATCttacggtaaaaaaaaaaaaaaaaaaaagacaaatttaaCATGGTTTGAAAACTATTTTGAGCTGTTACATAACATAGAGCAGGAACAATGATTTACTCTCTCACATACCTATAGAATAAACCTTTCCCTTACAGGAGGTGTAGGATGAAAAGCGGCCACCACAACCTGCATTCAACTTTCCAACACCACGGGCTCGTTATTGTTCACAGATTTTAAAAAGGCTTTCAGCTGCAGTGCACTATGGCAAAGCCTCTTGCACAAAACCACCAGAGGGCACTATATATTAGACATTTCTAGAGAATTAAGAAATGTTAAAGTGATTTTACTTTAACTGCAGATTTAAGGATTACAGCAAGCCACTTATGTTAAACAAGAAGTTCTCGTGGGTTTGTCTACATGGGTGGTTTGGAAGTTTCGAAAGGCAGATACTTACCTTGGATACCTGGGCACACCTGCAGAGTGTAACCACATCTAGATAGGAGAATATTCTAGAAAGAGAGAAGACAGGGTATGAGTTTGTCTCAGAtaaatgatcatttctcagACAAAGAGCTCCGTTCCTGACCAAACTGAATGAGTGaatatattttctttgttgttgagCACATATCTTTTTCTATGGCTGAACAATCTCGTGTGTTTGATAGTAGCATTAGAGACCCAAAGTTGGGTAGTGTTTGAGCTGAGGGCCGGTCAGCCACAAAGGGCATGCAGCATGCTACTGGGTCAGCTCAATCCATTAATCTGCCAATGAGTAATCTCTGGCACTCAGACAGGCAAGTCCACCAGCAGGCCGGGACAGACATACAAACAGTTTATGCGTGCGCACGAGGACACGCATGaacccacacacatacatgaaACCAAATATATACACGTCCTCACGGTTCTCCGTGATAAAATGGCCCGTTCGTGCTCCGAAAACCGACTTAAAGCGGCGATCTATAGAGAATGAGGTATTCAGAGAATTGTCACGGTGCCAAAGCTTAGAGTGCAGCTGGGGTCTGAATGTCCTTTTAACCCTTGGGAACAGGAGCTGGCCATTGTTTCCTTCATATAGACACAAACAAAGGCTGTGTGTTTTGATGTGTTAGGCCAGGGCATGTCAGAACATGTCGGTGTAATCTATACTGGAGTCTTGTGTCCTGCATACGGTAGCTGTAACAATCCTAGGACATAAGAGCACATGTGACACAGATGCACtttcacacagacaaacaaatgtACGGGCATATGCACACGCGGGCCTCAGAGCGGCTGCAAACCACCAGGGCCCGTTCATCGATCTCCCCTCTAATAACTGGCTATTTGGCCATGACGCTGATCATTGAGCGACTGTCTGTTTTAATCTAATACAATCAGACTTTCCATTATGTGTGTCAGAGGTCTTTAACCAACCACATAGATATTCAGTTAATCATACTCACAAGAAAGCAATGAGTTAATCTGATTTGACGAGTGCTGTTATGAGTCCTGTTTACATATCTGACATTTGTAACTAATAATCAAAGAGTGAGAGCTGAAAGCTGAATGCACCGACCATAGACAGATCACATGATACAGACTATATCTAAATAACTGGCATGGACATTTTCATTCTCATAAGAGAACAAAAGGGGGAAGAGTAAGAcaacagagaggaggaggaacagcaTAATGAGTAACATAGGTTTGTCACCTCACTACACTCAAGAAGCTGCTTATATAGACATGCAGagggaaggggaaaaaaaagctaataGCCTTTAATTGCGCTGTCAGATCCTCCCTGATTATGCCTATTTTCAGACAGGGTTTCAAGGGAGTACAAGAGAAAATGTACACCTTGACCCCTCTACCATGGCAAGATAAGAGCAAGTCAGGCTTTCAATACTAGTCTGGTTGCCATAGTAACAACTCTGCCTTGAATTTGGGTGGTGGTAGAGAGTGTGCTGAGTCAGTGCTTCTATGCAAGGGGACCCTGAACCACTCCGAACTCCCAAGGCTTCTCAGTCAGACAGGGTTCTTCAATATTGTGGCAGTTTTCACAGTTTACATCTATGCTGCACTGGCCTACATAACAGCTGTTTATGATGCTCCAGCTGAAAGGAAGGCAAGCACAAAAACAAGCCAGGTACTCGGGCTGCTTAACAGCAATAGATCACACATAAACAGGAATGCTAATGAGAACATGAATGAATCAAATGAACAAATAATTGGAAAATATTGCTGCCAAAACACAACACGTGAATGACATCTGTTccagtcattaaaaaaaaaaatagaaaaaacatttaaaattaaacattttaacgtCAAACTCTTCATCACAAAAGCTACATTTCTGATCTGTAAGCAGTTCAACGCAAAGGCTGTGCTTCTCCTCTAATCCTAGCAGACGGTTTCAATTTAGGGTTGCAGCTGTTTCTTGATTCAATGATCGCCTGAAAAGCACAAGCTATTTTGATAATCCAATTTAAGTCCATTTTCAAGCTAAATAACCTGATGTTCTCCAGCCATGCCTTCTAAAATGTGCAGATTTGATGCTTCTCCAATCTCGCTGCCTTTGGGTTTTGGACTGTTGGCTGAACAAAAACAAGCAATGTGGGAATTCATTGGAGGAATTTTTAGAATCTCATTGACAAAGTGACTGATCAAGGAAGGGAAACGGCAGATTTAATGTTAACGGTAGTTTCTAACTCTTGTGTAAAGCCTAAAGGCCTGAGGAGATACAACATCCATCATTTCTTGACAAAAAGCAAGGTATGTGGAAATGTGAGGAGGGATTCGTATTCACGTTCGATTTCTCGTCCCATTTATCATCTAAAACTGCAGGTGAAGTACATTTCTGATACATGTGATTCTTGAGTTGGTGTTCTAAAAGGCTACACAAGTATGTGTAATTGGATTATAGAGCAGCATCCATGTAACTTTAAATAGCTAAGTGAATTAAAACATGTCCTGTCTCCAAAAGGCGCAACATTAAAGATTACAAATCTCCTTAATATCTTGAgcaatatttctttctttcactcttacaaaataacagaaaagtcAAAGAACCCAAAGCAGAAGTGTGGACAAGCTGCATGCTAGATACTCAATACTAAACCCTATCTGGGAAGTATTAGCAGTGACAAGTCTTTTAGTTCCTGTTTGGAAGCCTGTTGCACTCCTCCTGCAACAGGCTTCCACTTCTGTATGGTATGTACTGCTCTCTTAAAAAGACATTGCATAAATCTTCAATGATATTTAAGTCGGGGAGGGACGACTGGGGATTTTGAGGTCTGGATTGGATCATTAACATGTTTTAGAGGCCTTCCTCTTTCCATCGTCACCTTTTTCTAAGGACAGTTTGGCACTTGCATCCAGAATTTCTGGTACCTTATTGAATCTACTCTCTCTCTCCACCAGTGAAATGAGTCCAAGGCAGCAGGCTGGACAACAAGTCCAAAGCATGATCGAACCAACTGCATCATTCACAGTTGGATAGGTGTTCCAGAAATAATGTgacctttatttttattttttttcatccagATATGCCCTAAGTGATTGCGGCCACAGATTTCTATTCCACCTATTCCCAGTCAGGGGGACTGGCTTCCAAAATGCATCAGGTTTGTTCAGACTTTCAGTTGCTGAATCTTGTGGTAAGAATGTAGCGGGGGCTTACTTTTTAAGACCGTTACCGCAGCTTATTTTTGCACAGGTGTGGCTGTATGGCAGAACAGTGCAACAACGCTCCAGAGCTTACAAATTATTCCCTGCAGGGCCTTTTGCAGTCAAACGTGGGTTTTGACGTACTTTTCTAGCAACCCTATGAACCGCCACCTGAGAGAATGTGCTTGGTCTCGCAGGCCACTGCTTGACCTCCACTGTTCCTGTTAACTGCCATTTCTAAATTACATTACAAATGGAGGAAACCGCTAGCTGAAAACACTTTGCTCAATTCTGACAACCAATTCTTTCTCTGTGGGCAGCGATTACCTTAGATTTCTGAGTGAGCGGAAAGAGGCCCATGGCTGCTGACTTTTGGCAGGGTTCATATGAAAATGAACAATTTCTAACATATGGCTTTTCATAACGATGACCTTGAACCAGCCACAGCCCTAACAAGCCGATTATGGTCTGAGAACATTACTTGAGAACAAAAATCTCCTTAGGCACCCAAACTTTTGCATGCTACCCATTTCCCTTTCTCACACTGTAGatgtaaaatacaaaaacaatacaCCCAACTAgctaaaaataccaaaaagaaaaagtttcatCCTGAACttcacactggtttcacacGAGTTTATCTTATGCTCACCTAACTATTCACTGTAACAGTCATTTTTGACCAGGGGTGCCCAAACTATTTCAAGTGTCGCAGGGCAAGGAACAACAAAGTTACACATAAAAAAGCtcaaaaacaagatttattgccGTCACAAAGAGTCTTCCTCACAGCTGATGTTGTGCAACTATCTCATCATGACACATGTGACAGCAGGTCATGTGTTGTAGCTGGCAAGCGCAAATGAGCGCAGGCTATTCAGTCCACCAGTGAAAGCGTGCTGGTTGTAATGGGTGCACTGGTCGCCTCTGTGGAGTGCAGATGGAGCAGCACAAGAGCACGGCACTGCGGAATTCCCCACCAGCTAAGACGAGCTATTTATAGCCCACATACAGACAT
Encoded proteins:
- the fbxl2 gene encoding F-box/LRR-repeat protein 2: MNGITKGRFEVFSNSDEAPINKKLPKELLLRIFSYLDVVTLCRCAQVSKAWNVLALDGSNWQKIDLFNFQTDIEGRVVENISKRCGGFLRQLSLRGCLSVGDASMKTFAQNCRNIEVLNLNGCTKITDSTCVSLSKFCSKLKHLDLTSCVSISNHSLKALSDGCRMLETLNLSWCDQITRDGIEALARGCIGIRALFLRGCTQLDDGALKHLQKHCPELTTINMQSCTQITDEGLVSLCRGCHKLQVLCVSGCSNITDASLTALGLNCPRLKILEAARCSHVTDAGFTVLARNCHELEKMDLEECILVTDNTLVQLSIHCPRLQALSLSHCELITDDGIRALSSSTCGQERLTVVELDNCPLITDVTLEHLKSCHRLERIELYDCQQVTRAGIKRIRAHLPEIKVHAYFAPVTPPPSVHGGGQRLCRCCIIL